AGGGCGGCGACGCCCTCGCCGGCCTGGCCGACCGCGAGGGCTGGCGCGTCGAGGGGACGGCCGCCCGCGTCCACTACGAGGGCGAGGGCGACCGCTACAGCGTCGAATACTACGCCCCGAGCGACTGCGTGGTCTACTGGAAGGTCCCCCCGGAGTCGGGCGGCGAGACGGCGGTTCCGGTGGGCCGCGAGACGGTGCCGACGCCGCTGCGCGAGCGCATCCGGATGGACCTCGACGCCGCGGGGGTCGACCCCGAGGTCGAGCGGCGATCGCTGTAGCGGGCCGACCCGCGGCGGTCGGAGCCCGGCCGGTCGGCGTTCCGTGACGACCGTGTCGTCGGTCGCGACCCAGTGGTTGGGGACTCCGACAGGCCTAAGCGCGCCCATCCGGAATCGCACGTGCATGGAGTTTCACGAGGCGGCGGACTTTCTCTTCGATCTGCGACGGTTCGCGCCGCGGCCGGGGCTGGACCCGACGCGGGAGTTGCTCGACCACGTCGGCGACCCCCACGAGCGACTCGCCTGCGTCCAGGTCGCGGGGTCGAACGGCAAGGGCAGCACTGCCCGCATGGTCGAGCGGGCGCTGCGCGAGGCCGGCCTCTCGGTCGGACTGTACACCTCGCC
The window above is part of the Halosimplex rubrum genome. Proteins encoded here:
- a CDS encoding DUF7538 family protein — encoded protein: MADREGWRVEGTAARVHYEGEGDRYSVEYYAPSDCVVYWKVPPESGGETAVPVGRETVPTPLRERIRMDLDAAGVDPEVERRSL